A stretch of DNA from Telopea speciosissima isolate NSW1024214 ecotype Mountain lineage chromosome 5, Tspe_v1, whole genome shotgun sequence:
GATCCCTCTATCCGAGACTACATGTTGCAAATCCTCAAACCCAACCCTGAATTCTCCCGATTCATCACCGACGAGTGCTCAGGTACGAACTGGGAAGGAATCATAAGAAGAATCTGGCCAAACACCAAGTACCTTGACGTGATAGTCACAGGTTCCATGGCCCAATACATCCCAACCCTCGATTACTACAGCGGCGGATTACCCTTAGCATCCACCATTTACGGTTCCTCTGAGTGCTACTTCGGCATCAACCTTAAACCGATGTGCAAGCCCTCCGAGGTGTCCTATACAttcatgcccaacttggccTACTTCGAGTTCCTTCCTCACGAGTCCACATCGTCCACACTGAGTGGTGGCGACAACTCAACTCCCCGGCTGGTTGACCTGGTCGACGTGGAAGTCGGTAAGGAGTACGAACTTGTGGTCACCACGTACGGCGGTCTTTATAGGTACCGGGTTGGGGACATACTCCGAGTCACCGGGTTCCATAACTCGGCTCCCCAATTCCACTTCGTGAGGAGGAAGAACATCCTGTTGAGTATTGACTCGGACAAGACTGACGAGGCCGATTTGCAGAAAGCGGTGGAGAACGCATCGGAGTTGTTGCAAGTGTACAAAACTAGCGTGGTGGACTACACGAGCTATGGTGACACGAAAAGTATGCCGGGGCATTACGTGATATACTGGGAGTTGCTAGTGAAGGACCCGGAGAACGTGCCGAGTGATGAGGTGATGAAGCAGTGTTGCCTTGCCATGGAAGAGTCACTGAATTCTGTTTACAGACAAGGGAGGGTGGCGGACAACTCGATCGGAGCGTTGGAGATAAGGGTGGTGAAAAGTGGGACATTTGAGGAACTCATGGACCTCGCCATCTCAAGGGGAGCCTCCATTAATCAATACAAGGTGCCGAGGTGCGTCAACTTCACACCTATCATGAAGCTTCTTGACTCCAAGGTCCTCTCCTCGCATTTTAGCCCTGCTTGCCCTCATTGGACCCCGGAACGACGACGGTGACGATACGCCAATCATCATCTACACtcaataaaaagagaaaataaatggaaaatcgaaataaagaaaaaattcccTTTATTCTAATTTAGGGTATAAAGCCTTTTCTTGTTTCACTCTCGCTCGATCTCACTGTGTCATCGTGATGGGTTCTTGAGCTTTTGAATGTGTTCTTTACGCTTTGGTTAGATGTGTGTCTAAAATCTGATAACCTGTTATCAGTCATGAAACTATCGTAAATTAGTTTCCTCTATTTTTCTCCAACGatgattttcttctctctctctcttactctctttCGTGCAATTGCTGTGCttagggtggtggtggtggcatgaaTTTGTAAATTAGGTGAAATCTGGGTGGTAATATGGTCCATTTCACCTGTGGACCTGATCTTGAAAACTTGCACCGAAAAGATTGTTTAGAGAAAAGCAGAGCATCGGCGAATCGGTGGAAAAGAAACGCCTACATTATGCATTTGCTCTTTTTGTGTATGAATTTAtgtttatattgatttattttaatgaaaaataggaATCATAAATTATTTATATCAATAGTTGGAAAacagttttatttaattatttattattttttcctatatCAATTGTTTATATCAATAATTGAAAACAACTTTGTTTCGTTAATTATTACTTTTTCCTCTATCAATTGTTTATATCAATTATTGAAGACTGCTTTGtttagttattttttattttttcctatatCAATTGTTGAAGATAACTGTGTTTAATTATCTATTTATGTTTGTTTTACTGGTTATATAACATAAAACATATTGTATGTGAATCCAACTTGTTATATATTTTAATCGGTCATCATTCTGTGACTTATTATCACTCTATTTACATTGATTTAATATATATCAGTCCACTGTTTGAACATTGGGAGACCTTTGACTTATATTAGTAGACAATATAGCATATATGTATTGTATTATTGCTTGTAGTTTTTTTGGGTCTTTCAGTAAAGTTTATAATACCTGAGTAACATTATCTGTCTCTTGTTTGTCCATagcattttaattttgttctttttgcTCTTAACAAGTCAAAATGGAATCAAATATTAAACGGCTCATAAACGGACTATAAAAATCATTATCGATTGATCACAATATTCGATTAGTCCTAGCGAGATGACTGCTGAACCACTACCTTGCACCATAAACGCTCGAATATTAATTAATCAATGTTTGAGCCCAATTAAAGTCTGAGGCTTCTCCAacctcatttttatttttatttttttatcttttttggcttttaagaatacctgtttttttttttttttggggtaatgtGTAGGAATACTTTTCAAGGCACTCTAAATGGCAGTGGATGGGACATGTGTCCACTGTGGAGTCTACATAAAACAGAACCTTTGTTAGTTAAAAAGCCACTCTAAAACAATCATACCAAAAcgttcaatttggatcctctactgccaagctgcctGACATGATTTTGCTGTCGAGACATGGTGTTGCATGCAATGTCTACCTTACCCCTGTCCAAGCGCCTTGTCCGAGtgagggtaaggcgatcattgcacgcaacaccatgtctgggcagcacggtcctgtcgggcagctcggcaatagaggatctggatcccaaaACTTTGCCATCTAAAATGCTAACTCCCTACCAACTTGATCCCAAATGAAAGTTGTAAAAATGAGGTCGGCAAaactgtttttcttcttcattttcctaATAACCAGGAAACAACAAATATGTAGATAATTAATGGATAGTTGTATCATCGATAACCAGCTTTTTCGCATCATCCAACATGGTAAACAAGCCAGTTTTTTAGCTGATGGAGCAATATATAGCACTAGGGCCAGAGCAATGGCAGGCGGCAACAAGTACTACTCCTAGAGTCAAGCTAAAGCAGCAGCGAACACTGTGGAGGCAGGTTACTTTAGCACCGGAGAAAATgatgaaaaaccctaaacccagaAAAGGAGCGGCCGGCAACAAGAAGATGGCAAATATGAATTGCACATGGCTGCACCAGAAAAAGAATGTGGTGTACACATGGCTTCTGAATTACAAGCTTCAAGAATCCATATAGGGATAATGATCGCAAAATCCTACACGTTAAGGACCGTCCTTTTCTGGCAAGGAAGTCAGCCAAGCTGTTTCTTTTCTTCCGAACAAAAACAAACATGATAACAATATCCTATCCATGAATGATTCTTGGATGAACTGAATACCTCATTTGTAGCTGCAGAATTTGATGAGTCTGTCTTTTAGTTTTTCATTGGAGTTGAATTGTGggttttaatcctctccaattccctgaATTGTGCAGTGCCTTAGTTCGGGCTGGAGATGCTGACACATGGCAGCTCGGATGTATATTGAGATGGGGACAATAAAAACTATTCGAGGTGATTTTTTTCTGAGTACGAATTGCAACCACAAATCCTCGTGGGCTACATGGAACTCaaattttcttaaaataaagggaaaattacgttTATCATCCTTgtagtttgaaaaaattacacCGATTCCCTTAAAATTACGCCTACCACCTCTCCAAAAGGGAGGTGATTGTAATTTTGAGGGGGattaatgtaattttttcaaactacaaggggttttttttgtaatttttcctataaaataaaagaaaaaaggaaaaaaaaatttctggttTTTGAAGACCCATCTAATGCTTCTTGGTCTTGATATCACTTGGTATTAGGGAAGCTTCCACATGCTAAAGTTGTTCGTGACATGCTTTTTCACTTGGTAGGTGATGAATCGAACATTGCTCTTTGGTTCAATAAGTGACACTCTTGTGGGATTCTAATTGAAAGTTTTGGCCAAAGGATTGAGGATGATTCTAGGCTCTCCCATGATGCTGAAGTCCGCAGTTTTATTactaacaaaagaaagaaaaaaaaaccctagccaaCTCTTTTGATCTCATCAAGGTTTGGAGTCGATTAAAGGAGGTTGAAATATGCCCCTAGTCTAGGAAGGAGATTATTTCGACTCCTTTCATTAGACAATAGAACCATACAACAATTCAAATATAAATAACAACTCCTTGAGGTTGAGTTTGATCCGACTTGGCTGAATTCCTCTTGTGTAGGTTCAATATTATTAAGTATGTTCAATCTCATCATCTGTGGTGTCGTGGTGTAGTTGGTTATCTCGTCAGTCTAACACACTGAAGGTCTCCGGTTCGAGTCCGGGCGACGCCAGGCTCCAATTTTATCATTTTGAAAGTTTTTTCCCTCCTcggatttttctctcttctactttTTAATAACAACAGAGGCAAGAGCGGTTATCGTGGACTGTATACTTGACTGAACTCTTCTTCCTAACTTTATCCAAGGGCTTCTGCGTCTGCGTCAGAGAGATTTACAGAGAAAAATGGGTACAAAAGGCAGGCAAAAGAGATAACTGAGGAAGAAGGATAATGGGGGATTTGGCAGGAATCTAGAGGAAATCACGGTACCACTTAAAGGCTATCAGTGAGCCACCCCCATCTAGGGTTCCAACTTGGGACGCCATTATCCTCACGGCTGCAAGCCCCGAACAAGCCGCCCTCTACGAATGCCAGCTCCACACCATCACCCTCGCTGTCGTCGACCTGGATGGCGCTCGCATTGGTCTCCGGTGCTGCCACCCTTAATGCCATCGCTGCCCATATTGCGAACGTCTGTCTTGGCCCACGCCACAGGTATTCTCTCTGATTGCTTTGCATTATTGATTTCATGTGTAGTTTCACTGAGCACGATTTCAATCTGATGACTTTGAATCTCGAATCTCTTCGAGCAAAATTGTTTACAATCATAGGCCTGCACTGGCCAAACAAGCTCCTCCTCCATTACAGTGAAATATTTTATGAAAAATCGCTTTCAATTATCTTCTAATTATGCTTCTAACTTTCACTTTGCTGCTCTTGTGATGTTCTTCTTAAATAGTTTCTTGGCTTATAAGTTAGTTATTTACCAATCAAATAAGCACTATAAATTTAAACTGTACTCGCAAGGTATCTTATGCTCACTTAGTTGTCAAGGATCAGTAATCTTTTATGTTCCACTCTAAACTATTACACGTTTCATGATACTTTAGGGGCGACTCATATTCAGTCTGAACAACGCTTTGGGTTAAAAATTTCAGAGAACTTGATTATTACTCTGCAGGTTGTATTTAATTCTATACCACTAGTACTAATTGCTCTTGCAAATTCTTTACTTGAGTCAGAAGAAATGTTGTGAAATTGAAGTAACATGGTAGCATCACAACTGCAACTTATCAATCCAGTTCAGCTAGTGAAAAGGTTGAATAGGCTTGCTTGCCTTTGTTTTCATTCATTCCAATAAATAGAGTTTGACAATGGGTTACATTGGTAAGTTACATACAAGGAAAGGCTATGGGTTACATGGTAAGTTACCTACAAGAAAGGACTAGGAAAGGCAATGGTTACGTGGCAAGTTATATAAAGGACAGACTAGAAAAGGTGGGATACAACCAGAAAATATAACAGAGAATATTCCACAATCAATTGTGAGCTGGAGCATCTCGATCAACTGTGATCCCTATTACCCCCCGCAAGCTGAAAGAGGTGTAGCCATGTTAAGCTTGGAACTCAACGATAAAAATCCAGCAGAGGGCAAGGCCATGGTGAAGACATCTGCAAGTTGATGCTCACTAGGTACATAACAAGTATCTTTAAAACACGTTCACAAACATAGTGATAATAGTCCATGTCAACGTGATGTGTTTAAGCATGAAAGAATGGATTAGCAGCAAAAAAAGTAGCTGACAACTTATCGCAATAGAGAACCGGAGGGGAGTGAAGAAATAACCCAAAATCACAAAGAAGAGATTGAAGCCATGCTAAGTCTGCACCAGTAAGAGAAACACAGCGATATTTAGCCTCAATGCTGGACTTAGCAATGATGGATTGCTTCTTTGAACCTCAAGTGATTAAATTTGATCGAAGGAAATTACACATGTTAAGAGGTAGATTGTCAATCGTTGATAATCAGGGTCACTGGCTCAATCAGCATCACTAAGGCACAAAGAGAAAAATTCAAAGACCAAGTGAAAAGAACATGAAACAAAGTGCCTTTAagatatctcttcttcttcaccagtTCTGGTTCTCAAGTTCTTAAATTGTTACAAAACATTTTCTTTGGTTTGGTCTTACCAGTTTGGAACCTAGTAACCATCCTAGTAGGTAATAAAGTAGTGGGATACTGTTGAACTGATGGTTCAATCTGGTCAATTTCAGGAAAGGGCTCTTCGGTTTGTTCAGATTGAGGATCAGGTAATGAAATTGTATCAGGCTGCAATGGAAATTCTGGTTCAGGTATAGATGAAGTAATATTAGGTTCATGGCAGGTTCAGGTGATGGAGATGGTAAAGGAACcgtagaaagaaagaatttgTGGCTGATTCAACATAGTTTGAATCCAATGACTTCAACCATAGGCGCCAAGACCCCTCCTAATCACAAAATGTAGCAGCTTCAAATAAAACTTGGTTTCATCAAAGTAGACATGTCCAGAAAGAAACACATGGCCAGAGGTGGGTTCCAAGCAGTTGTAACCTTTAGAATTCGCACCatatc
This window harbors:
- the LOC122661050 gene encoding probable indole-3-acetic acid-amido synthetase GH3.1, which translates into the protein MATAISLSTPVGTAACEKHAKDLNFIEDMTKNAKDIQDKVFVDILTLNAETQYLRRHHLNGSTDRETFKSKIPVITYEDLQPDIQRIANGDRSPILSVYPISEFLTSSGTSSGERKLMPMTQVELDRRIFLHNLLIPVISIYVPSLDKGKGLYFLFVKAETKTPGGISARTALTSYYKSDRFKMRPYDPYDVHTSPNEAILCSDTSQSMYTHMLCGLYQRNEVLRIGAMFATGLLRAIRFLQLNWQQLAHDIATGTLNPKITDPSIRDYMLQILKPNPEFSRFITDECSGTNWEGIIRRIWPNTKYLDVIVTGSMAQYIPTLDYYSGGLPLASTIYGSSECYFGINLKPMCKPSEVSYTFMPNLAYFEFLPHESTSSTLSGGDNSTPRLVDLVDVEVGKEYELVVTTYGGLYRYRVGDILRVTGFHNSAPQFHFVRRKNILLSIDSDKTDEADLQKAVENASELLQVYKTSVVDYTSYGDTKSMPGHYVIYWELLVKDPENVPSDEVMKQCCLAMEESLNSVYRQGRVADNSIGALEIRVVKSGTFEELMDLAISRGASINQYKVPRCVNFTPIMKLLDSKVLSSHFSPACPHWTPERRR